One part of the Aspergillus fumigatus Af293 chromosome 7, whole genome shotgun sequence genome encodes these proteins:
- a CDS encoding Y-family DNA polymerase, with the protein MASKDEESDGNGRAPSKEASNKDETLKYHLLGPSLTKAGQDAVDQRKVSEIIYDASKGSKFFHHEQTRDRILTAKIERILKEKARLEKLDLTHDLRKADELIAELESTRDLSQYVVHVDCDAFFAAVEELDRPELKTVPMAVGKGVLTTCNYEARKYGCRSGMASFVAKKLCPQLICLPQNYEKYTAKAQEIRVIFAQYDPLFESASIDEAYLNITSYCTENNLDPEEAVSRMRAEILETTKISVSAGIAANAKVAKICSNRNKPNGQFRVPNEREAIMEFMRTLPVRKVNGVGRVFERELDAIGIKTCGDIYPQRALLTRLFGEKAFHFLMQCFLGLGRTQIQPVENYERKSVGTERTFSEIGDKQLLREKLWDTAQELEKDLARAECKGRTLVLKVKLATFEVLSRQCQPPRAVSLAKDLYAFSLPMLAKLEKEIPNMKLRLLGLRCTNLVSTKKVDINFFGAASQSRSVAGRKPDAMTEQQIGTEEAFEEAARQERQDDINELEQLGQEISDTEQPNKGGDTTMLPESESQPQFWDCPICSRPQVAEDKAFNDHVDYCLSRETIKEAVQCTADVSPVAIESTPKIIGRKRKATKEPSHESHDSRQRRLFFT; encoded by the exons ATGGCATCGAAAGATGAGGAGTCTGATGGAAATGGCCGGGCGCCGTCAAAAGAGGCGTCTAACAAAGACGAAACCTTGAAGTATCACTTATTAGGACCGTCTCTGACGAAGGCGGGTCAGGATGCCGTCGACCAGCGAAAG GTTTCCGAGATTATATATGATGCATCTAAGGGCTCCAAATTCTTCCATCATGAGCAGACCCGGGACAGGATTTTAACAGCCAAAATCGAGCGTATattgaaagaaaaggctCGCCTAGAGAAACTGGACCTCACGCATGACCTGAGAAAGGCCGACGAGTTGATTGCTGAATTGGAATCAACGAGAGATCTGTCTCAGTACGTGGTACATGTTGACTGTGATGCATTCTTCGCAGCTGTTGAGGAGCTTGACCGGCCAGAGCTCAAAACTGTCCCCATGGCCGTCGGAAAGGGAGTCCTGACGACGTGTAACTACGAGGCTCGAAAGTACGGATGCCGCAGTGGAATGGCATCCTTTGTGGCCAAGAAGCTCTGTCCTCAGTTGATCTGCCTTCCTCAGAACTATGAGAAATACACCGCCAAAGCACAGGAGATTCGTGTTATTTTCGCGCAGTACGATCCTCTCTTCGAGAGCGCGAGCATTGACGAGGCATATCTCAACATTACTTCTTACTGCACCGAAAACAATCTCGATCCGGAAGAGGCCGTTAGTCGTATGCGAGCGGAGATCTTGGAAACCACGAAAATCTCAGTCTCTGCAGGTATCGCGGCCAACGCGAAGGTCGCGAAGATCTGTTCCAATCGCAACAAGCCGAACGGACAATTTCGTGTCCCTAATGAGAGAGAAGCTATTATGGAGTTCATGAGAACTCTCCCGGTCCGGAAAGTGAACGGCGTCGGCCGCGTGTTTGAACGTGAACTCGATGCAATCGGCATAAAGACATGCGGTGACATTTACCCTCAGCGTGCTCTTTTAACTCGGTTGTTTGGGGAAAAAGCATTCCACTTCCTGATGCAGTGCTTTCTCGGCTTGGGCAGAACGCAAATTCAGCCCGTGGAGAACTATGAACGAAAAAGTGTCGGCACGGAGCGCACGTTCAGTGAAATTGGCGACAAACAATTACTCCGAGAGAAACTATGGGATACGGCGCAGGAACTCGAGAAGGACTTGGCTCGTGCAGAGTGCAAAGGTCGTACGTTAGtcctcaaggtcaagctggCCACATTTGAGGTGCTTTCCAGACAATGTCAGCCACCCAGAGCAGTGTCTCTCGCCAAAGATCTTTATGCATTCTCACTTCCTATGCTAGCGAAGCTGGAAAAGGAGATCCCAAACATGAAACTGCGACTTCTTGGTCTCCGCTGTACCAACTTGGTTAGCACGAAGAAAGTGGATATTAACTTCTTTGGCGCGGCGTCGCAGTCGAGGTCAGTCGCTGGCAGAAAGCCCGATGCAATGACAGAGCAGCAAATCGGTACCGAGGAAGCTTTCGAGGAAGCTGCACGCCAGGAGAGGCAAGACGACATCAACGAACTGGAGCAGCTCGGCCAGGAAATTTCCGACACGGAGCAACCGAACAAAGGAGGCGACACAACCATGCTTCCTGAGTCAGAAAGTCAACCGCAATTCTGGGATTGCCCAATCTGTTCACGGCCTCAGGTCGCGGAGGATAAAGCATTCAATGATCACGTCGATTATTGCCTCTCAAGGGAAACCATCAAGGAAGCCGTCCAGTGCACCGCCGATGTATCTCCAGTAGCCATAGAGAGCACGCCGAAAATAATTGgacgaaaaagaaaggcgacaAAAGAGCCGTCTCACGAGTCTCACGACTCACGGCAAAGGCGTCTGTTCTTTACATGA